The following are from one region of the Microbacterium sp. cx-55 genome:
- a CDS encoding phosphoenolpyruvate carboxykinase (GTP), which translates to MALAETFIRTAPHGTAALRAYGRRPAVEGAGMAALTAWVDEIAALTQPDRIHWVDGSRGENDTLLREMVDEGKLIKLNPEWRPGSYLARSHPSDVARTEGRTFIASEREEDAGPTNNWAAPAEMRGTMTRVFAGSMRGRTMYVVPFSMGAVGGPLSHIGVQVTDSAYAVTSIGIMTRVGDDVIAEIAAGAPWVKTVHSVGAPLAPGEADAAWPCNDDKYIVHFPDTLEVWSYGSGYGGNAILAKKCFALRIASVIGRDEGWLAEHMLLIRVISPEGKAYHVAAAFPSACGKTNLAMLRPTIPGWRVETLGDDIAWLRPGDDGRLWAINPEAGFFGVAPGTGESTNVTAVETLWGNTIFTNVALRPDGDVWWEGLTDEAPAELTDWEGNAWTPASGRPAAHPNSRFTVSAGQCPQIAEDWEAPEGVPLDAILFGGRRATNVPLVLEATDWTHGVFLGSTISSERTAAAEGTVGELRRDPFAMLPFCGYNMADYFGHWVSIGQKLRFDRAPRIFQVNWFRKGADGRFLWPGFGDNARVVDWIIRRVEGRVPAIDSPIGRLPRTSDLNLDGIEVPDADLAELFAVNPQSWLTEATLTEEFYDTFGDRVPSALRAELASLRYRLERADVA; encoded by the coding sequence GTGGCACTTGCCGAGACCTTCATCCGCACCGCACCCCACGGCACCGCCGCCCTTCGTGCGTACGGCCGCCGTCCGGCCGTCGAGGGTGCCGGCATGGCAGCCCTCACCGCGTGGGTCGACGAAATCGCCGCCCTCACCCAGCCCGACCGCATCCACTGGGTCGACGGCTCACGCGGCGAGAACGACACGCTGCTTCGCGAGATGGTCGACGAGGGCAAGCTGATCAAGCTCAACCCGGAATGGCGCCCCGGTTCGTACCTGGCCCGTTCGCACCCGAGCGACGTGGCACGCACCGAGGGGCGGACCTTCATCGCTTCCGAGCGGGAAGAAGACGCCGGCCCCACCAACAACTGGGCGGCCCCGGCCGAGATGCGCGGGACGATGACCCGCGTCTTCGCGGGGTCGATGCGCGGCCGCACGATGTACGTCGTGCCGTTCTCGATGGGCGCGGTCGGCGGCCCCCTCTCGCACATCGGTGTGCAGGTCACCGACTCGGCGTACGCCGTCACATCGATCGGGATCATGACGCGGGTCGGTGACGACGTGATCGCCGAGATCGCCGCGGGAGCCCCGTGGGTGAAGACCGTGCACTCGGTCGGCGCCCCGCTGGCACCCGGCGAGGCGGATGCAGCGTGGCCCTGCAACGACGACAAGTACATCGTGCACTTCCCCGACACTCTCGAGGTCTGGTCGTACGGCTCTGGGTACGGCGGCAACGCGATCCTCGCGAAGAAGTGCTTCGCCCTGCGCATCGCCTCGGTCATCGGGCGCGACGAAGGATGGCTGGCCGAGCACATGCTCCTCATCCGGGTCATCAGCCCCGAGGGCAAGGCGTACCACGTCGCGGCGGCGTTCCCCTCGGCGTGCGGCAAGACGAACCTCGCGATGCTGCGTCCGACGATCCCGGGGTGGCGCGTCGAGACGCTCGGTGATGACATCGCCTGGCTCCGCCCCGGCGACGACGGTCGGCTCTGGGCCATCAACCCCGAGGCCGGGTTCTTCGGTGTCGCCCCCGGAACGGGCGAGTCGACGAACGTGACCGCCGTCGAGACGCTCTGGGGCAACACGATCTTCACGAACGTCGCGCTCCGCCCCGACGGCGACGTCTGGTGGGAAGGACTCACCGACGAGGCCCCGGCGGAGCTCACCGACTGGGAGGGGAACGCGTGGACTCCCGCATCCGGTCGCCCCGCCGCCCACCCGAACTCGCGCTTCACCGTCTCGGCCGGGCAGTGCCCGCAGATCGCCGAGGACTGGGAGGCGCCCGAGGGCGTGCCGCTGGACGCGATCCTGTTCGGCGGGCGACGCGCGACCAACGTGCCCCTCGTCCTCGAGGCGACGGACTGGACGCACGGCGTCTTCCTCGGGTCGACGATCTCGTCGGAGCGCACCGCGGCTGCCGAGGGCACCGTCGGCGAGCTGCGCCGCGATCCGTTCGCGATGCTGCCGTTCTGCGGTTACAACATGGCCGACTACTTCGGGCACTGGGTGTCGATCGGCCAGAAGCTCCGATTTGACCGGGCGCCGCGGATCTTCCAGGTGAACTGGTTCCGCAAGGGCGCCGACGGGCGGTTCCTGTGGCCCGGGTTCGGTGACAATGCCCGCGTCGTGGACTGGATCATCCGCCGCGTCGAGGGCCGGGTGCCCGCGATCGACAGCCCCATCGGGCGTCTGCCGCGTACGAGCGATCTGAACCTCGACGGCATCGAGGTGCCGGATGCGGACCTCGCCGAGCTCTTCGCGGTCAACCCGCAGTCGTGGCTGACCGAGGCGACGCTCACGGAGGAGTTCTACGACACCTTCGGTGACCGTGTTCCCTCCGCGCTCCGCGCCGAACTCGCGTCGCTGCGCTACCGCCTGGAGCGCGCCGACGTCGCCTGA
- a CDS encoding ABC transporter ATP-binding protein — protein MSGTASEPRRRGRRADPKDGPRASLKQLLPYVFEHRGVVVFIVVLSIVGAALTLGQPLLVGQVIQRVQAEQGLGMLVWAIVGLVVGSSIISGYQHYLLQRTGTAVVYSSRRQLIARILHLPISEFDSRRTGDLVSRVGTDTTLLYAVLTQGLADSVGNALLFVGAIIAMGFIDPLLLAAIVVVIGVSVVGVVALSSRIRQATQQQQQKVGELASGIERAIGSIRTVRAAGATERETAAVTTVATEVYGVGVRIAKVSALVVPIAGIALQVSLLVVLGLGGYRVAAGDITVGDLVTFVMFLFLLVAPLGSFFGAISSVNQALGALGRIQEVLELPTETADDAATAAAATASGVRGDADAAIEFRDVHFRYPEHVVQARRKAEDEARAVLEQARVDTSAVAVVDQGVAAAGVAETVTGTDDGGVLHGVSFTVPRGSRVALVGPSGAGKSTTLALIERFYDPTSGAILLGGEDIRTLERDALRAQLGYVEQDAPTLAGTIAENLRLASPDASDEECARVLRAVNLGDVLERNPLGIDAPVGEAGVMLSGGERQRLAIARALLAAPPILLLDESTSSLDGLNEQRMREAIDAVATGRTLIVIAHRLSTVVDSDLIVVLEDGVVVGQGTHSELVATVPLYRDLAKHQLLV, from the coding sequence ATGTCCGGCACGGCTTCCGAACCCCGCCGCCGCGGCCGCCGCGCGGATCCGAAAGACGGACCCCGGGCGAGCCTGAAACAACTGCTTCCGTACGTGTTCGAGCACCGCGGCGTGGTCGTGTTCATCGTCGTGCTCAGCATCGTCGGGGCGGCCCTCACCCTCGGCCAGCCCCTCCTTGTGGGACAGGTCATCCAGCGCGTGCAGGCCGAGCAGGGCCTCGGCATGCTCGTGTGGGCGATCGTCGGCCTGGTCGTCGGAAGCTCGATCATCTCCGGCTACCAGCACTACCTGCTCCAGCGCACCGGCACCGCGGTCGTCTACTCGAGCCGTCGACAGCTGATCGCCCGCATCCTGCACCTGCCCATCAGCGAGTTCGACTCCCGCCGCACCGGCGACCTGGTGTCGCGCGTCGGCACCGACACGACTCTCCTCTACGCCGTTCTCACCCAGGGCCTCGCCGACTCGGTCGGCAACGCGCTGCTGTTCGTCGGCGCGATCATCGCGATGGGCTTCATCGACCCGCTGCTCCTCGCGGCGATCGTGGTGGTCATCGGGGTGTCCGTTGTGGGTGTCGTCGCGCTCAGCAGCCGCATCCGTCAAGCAACCCAGCAGCAACAGCAGAAGGTCGGCGAGCTGGCCTCCGGCATCGAACGCGCGATCGGCTCGATCCGGACCGTCCGCGCCGCCGGTGCGACCGAGCGCGAGACGGCCGCGGTGACCACCGTGGCAACCGAGGTCTACGGCGTCGGCGTGCGGATCGCCAAGGTGTCCGCGCTCGTCGTGCCGATCGCGGGGATCGCCCTCCAAGTGTCGCTCCTGGTCGTGCTCGGCCTCGGCGGCTACCGCGTCGCCGCCGGCGACATCACGGTCGGCGACCTCGTCACCTTCGTGATGTTCCTCTTCCTCCTGGTCGCCCCGCTCGGCTCGTTCTTCGGCGCGATCAGCTCGGTCAACCAGGCACTCGGCGCGCTCGGCCGCATCCAGGAAGTGCTGGAACTGCCGACCGAGACGGCGGATGATGCGGCGACGGCGGCTGCCGCGACCGCATCCGGTGTCCGCGGCGACGCCGATGCCGCGATCGAGTTCCGCGACGTGCACTTCCGCTACCCCGAGCACGTCGTGCAGGCCCGCCGGAAGGCCGAGGACGAGGCGCGCGCGGTGCTCGAACAGGCGCGCGTGGACACGAGCGCCGTGGCCGTCGTCGATCAGGGCGTCGCCGCGGCCGGCGTGGCGGAAACCGTGACCGGCACCGACGACGGCGGTGTTCTGCACGGGGTGTCGTTCACCGTGCCGCGCGGCTCGCGTGTCGCGCTCGTCGGGCCGTCCGGTGCCGGCAAGAGCACGACACTCGCGCTGATCGAGCGGTTCTACGACCCGACGTCGGGCGCCATCCTGCTCGGCGGAGAAGACATCCGCACGCTCGAGCGGGATGCGCTCCGCGCCCAGCTCGGGTACGTGGAACAGGATGCGCCGACGCTCGCCGGCACGATTGCCGAGAACCTGCGGCTCGCGTCACCCGACGCGAGCGACGAGGAGTGCGCGCGAGTCCTTCGCGCCGTCAACCTCGGCGACGTGCTCGAGCGGAACCCGCTCGGGATCGACGCGCCGGTGGGCGAGGCCGGCGTCATGCTCTCGGGCGGCGAGCGTCAGCGGCTCGCGATCGCACGGGCACTGCTCGCGGCGCCCCCGATCCTGCTGCTCGACGAGTCGACGTCATCGCTCGACGGACTGAACGAGCAGCGCATGCGCGAGGCCATCGACGCGGTGGCGACCGGACGCACCCTCATCGTCATCGCGCACCGCCTTTCGACCGTCGTCGACAGCGACCTGATCGTCGTTCTCGAGGACGGGGTCGTGGTCGGTCAGGGCACGCACTCCGAACTCGTCGCCACCGTGCCGCTCTACCGCGACCTCGCGAAGCACCAGCTGCTCGTCTGA
- a CDS encoding Fe-S protein gives MEILRHVVLLVHLVGFAVLFGAWAAEAVGRRIRLTRLMTYGMLIAGIAGLALAAPWGIDHDLNYAKIGVKLVILLAIGAVLGIGTARQRRTGATPAPLFWAVGILTLANAAIAVLWR, from the coding sequence ATGGAAATACTGCGTCACGTCGTGCTCCTCGTCCACCTCGTCGGATTTGCCGTCCTGTTCGGCGCATGGGCCGCCGAGGCCGTGGGCCGCCGCATCCGACTCACGCGCCTGATGACCTACGGGATGCTGATCGCCGGTATCGCGGGTCTCGCCCTCGCCGCGCCGTGGGGCATCGACCACGACCTGAACTACGCCAAGATCGGCGTCAAGCTGGTCATCCTCCTCGCCATCGGCGCGGTGCTCGGCATCGGGACCGCGCGCCAGCGCCGCACCGGCGCGACACCGGCACCCCTCTTCTGGGCGGTCGGTATCCTCACTCTCGCGAACGCGGCGATCGCCGTTCTATGGCGATGA
- a CDS encoding MFS transporter, with protein MTTSAPPTSTAPANPRSRVITASLIGTTIEFYDFYAYATAAVLVFPILFFPTGNDTTALLLSFSVFGAAMIARPIGAVVFGHFGDRFGRKATLVASLLTMGVATFLIGCLPTFNEIGVWAAVLLLVMRLAQGFALGGEWSGATLVATENAPKGKRAWYGTFPQLGAPIGFIIANTVFLIINFALPHPDGTAQRSAEFLAWGWRVPFLFSAVMVIVGLWVRLRLVESESFVKAEEKGAIRKFPLGVVIRRHWKSLILGTFIMLATYVLFYLMTNFTLSYGTKSGDLSAASATAQAAAEAAGKPFDPTAFAAQFYPGLGFGYTDFVIMQIIGVIFFGVFTLLSGPIADAIGRRRLLLWVTGLIIVFGLTFSVFLLPHSDPKFTGALTQAFLVLGFMLMGATFGPMGALLPELFPTNVRYTGSAISYNVSSILGAAVAPIIALWLWELGDGNPWLVGIYLSTMGVLTFIALLLSKETKDIDYDENIGVTAAR; from the coding sequence GTGACCACCTCTGCACCCCCCACCTCGACCGCACCCGCCAACCCGCGCTCTCGCGTCATCACCGCGAGCCTCATCGGCACGACGATCGAGTTCTACGACTTCTACGCGTACGCCACGGCGGCCGTGCTCGTGTTCCCGATTCTGTTCTTCCCGACGGGCAACGACACCACCGCGCTGCTGCTCTCGTTCAGCGTCTTCGGCGCGGCGATGATCGCGCGCCCCATCGGCGCAGTCGTCTTCGGGCACTTCGGCGACCGGTTCGGCCGCAAGGCGACCCTCGTCGCGTCGCTGCTCACGATGGGTGTCGCGACCTTCCTCATCGGCTGCCTCCCCACTTTCAACGAGATCGGCGTCTGGGCCGCGGTGCTGCTGCTGGTCATGCGGCTCGCGCAGGGCTTCGCGCTCGGCGGCGAGTGGTCCGGTGCCACGCTGGTCGCGACCGAGAACGCGCCGAAGGGAAAGCGCGCCTGGTACGGCACGTTCCCCCAGCTCGGCGCCCCTATCGGCTTCATCATCGCCAACACGGTCTTCCTGATCATCAACTTCGCGCTCCCCCACCCCGACGGCACCGCGCAGCGATCCGCGGAGTTCCTGGCGTGGGGATGGCGCGTGCCGTTCCTCTTCTCGGCCGTCATGGTCATCGTCGGCCTCTGGGTGCGTCTGCGTCTGGTCGAGTCCGAGTCGTTCGTGAAGGCCGAGGAGAAGGGAGCGATCCGCAAGTTCCCGCTCGGCGTCGTGATCCGCCGGCACTGGAAGTCGCTCATTCTCGGCACGTTCATCATGCTGGCGACCTACGTGCTCTTCTACCTGATGACGAACTTCACGCTCTCGTACGGCACGAAGTCCGGCGACCTGAGCGCCGCATCCGCCACCGCCCAGGCAGCCGCGGAAGCCGCCGGCAAGCCGTTCGACCCGACGGCGTTCGCCGCGCAGTTCTACCCCGGTCTCGGCTTCGGCTACACCGACTTCGTGATCATGCAGATCATCGGTGTGATCTTCTTCGGTGTCTTCACGCTGCTGTCGGGACCGATCGCCGACGCGATCGGCCGCCGGCGCTTGCTGCTGTGGGTCACCGGACTGATCATCGTGTTCGGTCTCACCTTCTCGGTGTTCCTGCTGCCGCACTCCGACCCGAAGTTCACCGGTGCGCTCACGCAGGCGTTCCTCGTTCTCGGCTTCATGCTCATGGGCGCGACGTTCGGTCCGATGGGGGCGTTGCTGCCCGAACTCTTCCCGACGAACGTGCGGTACACGGGTTCGGCGATCTCCTACAACGTCTCGTCGATCCTCGGTGCGGCCGTCGCTCCGATCATCGCGCTGTGGCTGTGGGAACTCGGCGACGGCAACCCGTGGCTCGTCGGCATCTACCTCTCGACCATGGGCGTGCTCACCTTCATCGCCCTGCTGCTGTCGAAGGAGACGAAAGACATCGACTACGACGAGAACATCGGCGTGACCGCCGCACGTTAG
- the ribH gene encoding 6,7-dimethyl-8-ribityllumazine synthase, translated as MSGHGAPRTEIVDASGLRVVVVAGTWHDVITDGLIAGAERVLTASGAEYRVVRVPGSFELPVAAKAALEAGADAVVALGVIIRGGTPHFEFVSSAATDGLTRVALDTGKPVGFGVLTLDTEQQGIDRAGLPGSTEDKGEEAADAAVRTALLLRELRG; from the coding sequence ATGAGCGGACACGGAGCACCCCGGACCGAGATCGTCGACGCGAGCGGACTGCGCGTCGTCGTCGTCGCGGGCACCTGGCACGACGTCATCACCGACGGCCTGATCGCGGGCGCGGAGCGGGTGCTGACCGCATCCGGAGCCGAGTACCGCGTCGTGCGCGTACCCGGATCGTTCGAGCTGCCGGTCGCCGCCAAGGCGGCCTTAGAGGCGGGCGCGGATGCGGTCGTCGCCCTCGGCGTGATCATCCGCGGCGGGACCCCGCACTTCGAGTTCGTGTCGTCGGCCGCGACCGACGGACTGACCCGGGTGGCTCTCGACACGGGCAAACCGGTCGGCTTCGGCGTGCTCACGCTCGACACCGAGCAGCAGGGCATCGACCGGGCCGGGCTTCCCGGCTCGACGGAGGACAAGGGCGAGGAAGCCGCGGACGCCGCCGTCCGCACGGCGTTGCTGCTGCGCGAGCTGCGCGGCTGA
- the ribA gene encoding GTP cyclohydrolase II, which yields MSLSPIPVALDALRAGNPVIVADDENRENEGDVILSAQLATPEWIAWTVRHSSGFICAPMPAEWADRLDLPPMVEVNQDARGTAYTVSVDASSGVTTGISAADRARTLNVLADTASVPTSLIRPGHVLPLRAVEGGVRERSGHTEAAVDLMRLAGLEPVGAIAEIVAEDGSMMRLPGLIELGARDDIPVITIEQLIAYLQETEPIDAVVAASHRRRVSLRAEATVPTSHGEFRFLAYKDRITGTDHIAVVSGELDDAPLVRVHSECLTGEAFGSLKCECGPQLDAALDRIDRDGGIVVYMRGHEGRGIGLINKLRAYSLQERGFDTVDANLALGLPADARDYAAAAGILADLGVERVRLLTNNTDKVNQLVALGLDVVEQVPLLVGVGPNNHQYLATKRDRMGHIIPDADLTDALEQMKESTGQ from the coding sequence ATGAGCCTTTCCCCCATCCCCGTCGCCCTCGACGCGCTCCGCGCCGGCAACCCCGTCATCGTCGCCGACGACGAGAATCGCGAGAACGAGGGAGACGTCATCCTCTCCGCTCAGCTCGCGACTCCCGAGTGGATCGCCTGGACGGTGCGCCACTCGAGCGGGTTCATCTGCGCGCCGATGCCCGCCGAATGGGCGGACCGGCTCGACCTCCCCCCGATGGTCGAGGTCAACCAGGACGCCCGCGGCACCGCCTACACCGTCAGCGTCGATGCCTCCTCCGGTGTCACCACGGGCATCAGCGCCGCCGATCGGGCACGCACGCTGAACGTGCTGGCCGACACCGCATCCGTGCCGACGAGTCTCATCCGCCCCGGCCACGTGCTGCCGCTCCGCGCGGTGGAGGGCGGTGTCCGCGAACGCAGCGGCCACACCGAAGCCGCCGTCGATCTCATGCGCCTCGCCGGCCTCGAGCCCGTCGGTGCGATCGCCGAGATCGTCGCCGAGGACGGCAGCATGATGCGTCTTCCCGGCCTGATCGAGCTCGGCGCCCGCGACGACATCCCGGTCATCACGATCGAGCAACTGATCGCCTACCTGCAGGAGACCGAGCCGATCGACGCCGTGGTGGCGGCCTCGCACCGACGGCGCGTGAGCCTGCGCGCCGAGGCGACCGTGCCGACCTCGCACGGCGAGTTCCGCTTCCTCGCGTACAAGGACCGGATCACCGGCACCGACCACATCGCGGTCGTCTCCGGCGAGCTCGACGACGCTCCGCTGGTGCGGGTGCACTCGGAGTGCTTGACGGGTGAAGCGTTCGGCTCCCTCAAGTGCGAGTGCGGACCGCAGCTCGACGCCGCTCTGGATCGCATCGATCGCGACGGCGGCATCGTCGTCTACATGCGCGGTCACGAGGGCCGCGGGATCGGCCTCATCAACAAGCTGCGGGCGTACAGCCTGCAGGAGCGCGGCTTCGACACCGTCGACGCGAACCTCGCGCTGGGCCTGCCGGCCGATGCCCGCGACTACGCCGCGGCCGCGGGGATCCTCGCGGACCTCGGCGTCGAACGGGTGCGCCTGCTGACGAACAACACCGACAAGGTCAACCAGCTCGTCGCCCTGGGGCTCGACGTCGTCGAGCAGGTTCCGCTGCTGGTCGGCGTCGGACCGAACAACCACCAGTACCTCGCGACCAAGCGCGACCGGATGGGGCACATCATCCCGGATGCCGACCTCACCGATGCCCTGGAACAGATGAAAGAGAGCACAGGCCAATGA
- a CDS encoding riboflavin synthase: protein MFTGIIEEIGTVTAVEPSGDGVRLTVQAPLAVSDAGHGDSIAVSGVCLTVIDQGPDWFTADVMRQTLDMTSVAGVAGGTRVNIERATGVHARLGGHIVQGHVDGTGRVLEIRPGAQWQVIRVSVPAELAPLVVDKGSIALDGVSLTVSAVSDADAAEQWLEVSLIPETLAATTLGARVEGDAVNLETDILARHVQRLLAFSPAPRIPLEGGSR, encoded by the coding sequence ATGTTCACCGGAATCATCGAAGAGATCGGTACGGTCACCGCCGTCGAGCCGTCGGGTGACGGCGTGCGTCTGACCGTGCAGGCTCCGCTGGCCGTGTCCGACGCGGGTCACGGCGACTCCATCGCTGTCTCCGGCGTGTGCTTGACCGTCATCGATCAGGGCCCGGACTGGTTCACGGCCGACGTGATGCGCCAGACGCTCGATATGACCTCCGTCGCGGGTGTCGCCGGCGGCACGCGCGTCAACATCGAACGGGCCACCGGGGTGCACGCCCGCCTCGGCGGACACATCGTGCAGGGCCACGTCGACGGGACGGGCCGCGTGCTCGAGATCCGCCCCGGCGCGCAGTGGCAGGTCATCCGCGTCAGCGTGCCCGCCGAGCTCGCCCCTCTCGTCGTCGACAAGGGGTCGATTGCTCTCGACGGCGTATCGCTCACGGTGAGCGCGGTGAGCGATGCGGATGCCGCCGAGCAGTGGCTCGAAGTGTCCCTCATCCCCGAAACGCTCGCGGCGACGACCCTCGGCGCCCGCGTGGAGGGCGACGCCGTCAACCTCGAGACCGACATCCTCGCGCGCCACGTGCAGCGCCTTCTCGCTTTCTCCCCCGCTCCCCGCATCCCCCTCGAAGGAGGCTCACGATGA
- the ribD gene encoding bifunctional diaminohydroxyphosphoribosylaminopyrimidine deaminase/5-amino-6-(5-phosphoribosylamino)uracil reductase RibD codes for MTVSDTERRAMAHALEIARRGPTGVNPQVGAVILGPDGDVLAEGWHHGAGTPHAEVDALSHLAPGAARGATAVVTLEPCNHTGRTGPCAVALLEAGIARVVYALPDPTPVASGGADRLRAGGVSVESGVLADDARDLLSSWTTMQMLGRPHVTVKWAQSLDGRAAAADGTSQWITGPDARADVHRRRADADAIVVGTGTVLADDPALTARRPDGSLYEHQPLPVVLGDRAVPDDAALRQHPRGFLHRSGANLFGEHAGDEASDSLLIELRELGVQRVFVEGGPTIASAFIRAGLADEILAYVAPTLIGYGPDGTDHPAVRMLGVDTIDQQHRLQMTDLHRLGDDLLIIARPASTPLEGVR; via the coding sequence ATGACGGTCAGCGACACCGAACGCCGTGCCATGGCGCACGCGCTCGAGATCGCCCGGCGCGGCCCGACGGGTGTCAACCCGCAGGTGGGCGCCGTGATTCTGGGGCCGGATGGCGACGTCCTCGCCGAGGGGTGGCACCACGGCGCCGGCACCCCGCACGCGGAGGTCGACGCGCTCTCGCATCTCGCCCCGGGCGCGGCCCGCGGGGCCACCGCGGTCGTCACGCTGGAACCCTGCAACCACACGGGACGCACGGGCCCCTGCGCCGTCGCGCTCCTCGAGGCGGGCATCGCGCGCGTCGTGTACGCCCTGCCCGACCCCACGCCGGTCGCCAGCGGCGGCGCGGATCGCCTGCGCGCGGGCGGCGTCTCGGTCGAGTCCGGCGTGCTGGCCGATGACGCCCGCGACCTGCTGTCGTCCTGGACCACGATGCAGATGCTCGGCCGCCCGCACGTGACCGTCAAATGGGCGCAGAGCCTCGACGGACGCGCGGCCGCCGCGGACGGCACCAGCCAGTGGATCACCGGCCCCGACGCCCGGGCCGACGTGCACCGTCGCCGTGCGGATGCGGATGCGATCGTGGTGGGTACCGGAACGGTGCTCGCCGATGACCCGGCGCTCACCGCCCGCCGGCCCGACGGCTCACTATACGAGCACCAGCCGCTCCCCGTCGTGCTGGGCGACCGCGCCGTGCCGGACGACGCGGCGCTGCGGCAGCATCCGCGGGGCTTCCTGCACCGCTCCGGCGCGAACCTCTTCGGCGAGCACGCGGGCGATGAGGCCTCGGACTCGCTCCTGATCGAGCTGCGCGAACTCGGGGTGCAGCGTGTCTTCGTCGAGGGCGGCCCCACCATCGCGAGCGCCTTCATCCGGGCGGGACTCGCCGACGAGATCCTCGCCTATGTCGCCCCCACTCTGATCGGTTACGGCCCCGACGGGACCGACCATCCGGCGGTGCGGATGCTGGGTGTCGACACGATCGACCAGCAGCATCGCCTGCAGATGACCGATCTCCACCGCCTCGGCGACGACCTTCTGATCATCGCGCGCCCCGCATCCACCCCGCTCGAAGGAGTTCGCTGA
- a CDS encoding sugar-binding transcriptional regulator, whose amino-acid sequence MSDELRRHDERALAAATAHYLHGETMESIGARLGMSRSTVSRLLKHARETGLVEIRVRSPRDAPEGLADTLRLRYGVTTHTALVREDASEVERLDIVAATAADVLATHIGSHMTVGLAWGATIAAVSRRLVPKPTTGTRFVQLNGSGNTRTTGLGYASELLRRFGRAFTAQVQQFPVPAFFDDPATKTALWRERSMHRILDAQASMDAVVFSVGASGSSVPSHVYAGGYLEPADLAELDRERVVGDVATVFYRADGSSADIALNARASGPALADLARVPRRICIVSGDGKLDSVRGALAAGLVTDLVIDEPSARALAG is encoded by the coding sequence ATGTCCGATGAACTCCGCCGCCATGACGAGCGCGCTCTCGCGGCCGCGACCGCGCATTACCTGCACGGCGAGACGATGGAATCGATCGGCGCGCGCCTGGGGATGTCGAGGTCGACGGTGTCACGCCTGCTCAAGCATGCCCGCGAGACGGGGCTCGTCGAGATCCGCGTGCGCTCACCGCGCGATGCCCCCGAAGGCCTCGCCGACACGCTGCGCCTCCGGTACGGCGTCACCACGCACACGGCCCTCGTGCGGGAGGACGCGAGCGAGGTGGAGCGGCTCGACATCGTCGCCGCCACCGCGGCCGACGTGCTGGCCACGCACATCGGGTCGCACATGACCGTCGGGCTCGCCTGGGGGGCGACGATCGCTGCGGTGAGCCGTCGACTCGTCCCGAAGCCGACGACCGGCACGCGCTTCGTGCAGCTCAACGGTTCGGGCAACACGCGCACGACGGGGCTCGGCTACGCGAGCGAGCTGCTCCGCCGGTTCGGGCGCGCTTTCACTGCGCAGGTGCAGCAGTTCCCGGTTCCCGCGTTCTTCGACGACCCCGCGACCAAGACCGCGCTCTGGCGCGAGCGCAGCATGCACCGGATCCTCGACGCACAGGCATCCATGGACGCCGTCGTCTTCTCGGTCGGCGCGAGCGGATCGTCGGTGCCGAGCCACGTGTACGCGGGCGGCTATCTCGAACCCGCCGACCTCGCCGAGCTCGACCGGGAACGCGTCGTCGGCGACGTCGCGACCGTGTTCTATCGAGCCGATGGCTCGAGCGCCGACATCGCGCTGAACGCTCGCGCCTCCGGCCCGGCCCTCGCCGATCTCGCGCGAGTGCCCCGGCGCATCTGCATCGTCTCGGGCGACGGCAAGCTCGACAGCGTGCGGGGCGCGCTCGCGGCGGGCCTGGTGACCGATCTCGTGATCGACGAACCCTCCGCGCGGGCTCTCGCCGGGTAG